In one window of Harpia harpyja isolate bHarHar1 chromosome 11, bHarHar1 primary haplotype, whole genome shotgun sequence DNA:
- the LAMC2 gene encoding laminin subunit gamma-2, with amino-acid sequence MAGCWLLAFCCLMASLLPAALSANRGEVCDCNGMSRQCVFDWHLLKETGNGYRCLGCLGNTEGVHCERCKEGFFRQWEEDCCLPCRCHPQGALSPQCDSDGRCSCKPGVMGKKCDQCQPGFESLSEAGCRRIGQSLQCECDPAGSTGGCLSGRCVCKASTTGERCERCKRNFYNLDARNPMGCSPCFCYGHSAVCVSTDNHSIYNITSTFQQGAEGWRCVHESGSPAQLQWSPRHQDAFIAARRSEPIYFVAPAKFLGNQQLSYGQTLSFDYRLDRGGRQPSPHDVVLEGDGLRVTAPFLPQGKVLPCGVSQTYMFRLDEHPSSKWSPRLNHFEYRRLLGNLTALWIRATFGEYSTGYIDNVTLVSAQPIAGVPAPWVERCQCPVGYRGQFCERCAPGYRRDAPGLGPFSICVLCNCQGGGICDPDTGECYSGDENVGNSVSCPFGFYRDPWQPHSCRACPCSNGQGCSVVPGGEEVICDHCPAGAAGANCEYCADGYFGDPVASRPCQPCQCNGNVEPNAVGNCDRRTGECLKCIYNTAGFYCDRCKDGFFGNPLAPDPANKCRACACDSAGAEPLKCGSDGSCICKPGFEGPTCEESECPACYGQVKAQVDLYLQQLAELELLLSEVQAGGGAESQELEGRMQLAEETLRTILGEALSLQASDRSLESRVARMKGQGSSSQSRLDGIKATVQRLRSLGGQYESQVQDTRQLLERARLDLDRSGATLRRVTLPVSNLPGSSNQFLMLAQEALRLANSHTQAANTIEQAAKAAREDARQALELVRVAARGETATSGSLRELLGKYEELKSLAGGLKAEADGMASEADKAYQGSLVLLSSLSRLMKTDIGSFEGEATQLKQDASALLSLVDTYMAQYRQLQSRTGRWEEDIKQLLRRGEGERATLTQLLSRADLARNTALQAVSAGNTTFYEVEQILKSLREFNLQADDKRKEAEDAMKRLLIISSMVASAREKMERAEAILGSATSESKAASSVAGEAKEITMGIQQEITQLKVEANKTADGVLALEKAVATLQREAKEVDGEFERKLLEVEADATVIQETAQEAQKVHAKAGRAGVVVQEMLSTLEELLRLMNQPGAVDEEGLKQLEMNFSKAKTRSNQLKVEMLELEQTAALQKARVQTLESSIDEILADIKNLENIQKSLPPGCYNTKAIELP; translated from the exons atgGCTGGGTGCTGGCTCCTGGCCTTCTGCTGCCTCATGGCGTCTCTCCTGCCCGCAGCCCTGAGTGCCAACAGAGGAGAAG tctGCGACTGCAATGGGATGTCCAGGCAGTGCGTCTTCGACTGGCACCTCCTGAAGGAGACGGGGAACGGGTACCGCTGCCTCGGCTGCCTGGGCAACACGGAGGGTGTCCATTGCGAGCGCTGCAAGGAGGGCTTCTTCCGCCAGTGGGAGGAggactgctgcctgccctgccgcTGCCACCCCCAGG GTGCCCTCAGCCCACAGTGTGACAGCGACGGCCGGTGCAGCTGCAAACCTGGTGTGATGGGCAAGAAGTGCGACCAGTGCCAGCCTGGCTTTGAGTCCCTCTCTGAGGCTGGGTGCCGGAGGATTGGGCA GAGCCTACAGTGTGAGTGCGACCCAGCTGGCAGCACGGGGGGCTGCCTTTCCGGCCGCTGTGTCTGCAAGGCGAGCACTACTGGAGAGCGGTGCGAGAG GTGCAAGCGAAACTTCTATAACCTGGATGCCAGAAACCCCATGGGATGCTCCCCCTGCTTTTGCTATGGGCACTCAGCTGTGTGCGTCAGCACGGACAACCACAGCATCTACAACATCACCTCCACCTTCCAACAAG GTGCTGAAGGCTGGCGATGTGTCCATGAAAGTggctccccagcccagctccagtgGTCCCCACGCCATCAGGATGCCTTCATAGCAGCGAGGAGATCGGAGCCAATATACTTTGTGGCACCTG cAAAATTCCTCGGGAACCAGCAGCTGAGCTACGGCCAAACGCTCTCCTTTGATTACCGCCTGGACCGAGGGGGACGCCAGCCATCACCACACGACGTGGTCCTGGAAGGAGATGGCCTGAGAGTCACTGCCCCCTTCTTGCCCCAGGGGAAGGTCCTGCCCTGCGGTGTCAGCCAGACATACATGTTCAG GTTGGATGAGCACCCGAGCAGCAAGTGGAGCCCGAGGCTGAATCACTTTGAATATCGCAGGCTGCTAGGAAACCTGACAGCTCTCTGGATCCGAGCCACCTTTGGGGAGTACA GCACCGGCTACATCGACAATGTCACCCTGGTGTCGGCGCAGCCCATTGCCGGAGTCCCTGCTCCCTGGGTGGAGCGCTGCCAGTGCCCGGTGGGGTACCGGGGCCAGTTCTGCGAGAGGTGTGCCCCTGGCTACCGCAGGGATGCCCCCGGCCTGGGGCCCTTCAGCATCTGCGTGCTGTGCAATTGCCAGGGGGGAGGAATTTGTGATCCTGACACTG gGGAATGCTACTCAGGAGATGAAAACGTGGGCAACAGTGTCAGCTGCCCCTTCGGCTTCTACCGAGACCCCTGGCAGCCACACAGCTGCAGGGCATGTCCCTGCAGCAATGGCCAAGGCTGCTCAGTGGTGCCGGGTGGCGAGGAGGTCATCTGTGACCACTGCCCTGCTGGAGCTGCCG GGGCCAACTGCGAGTACTGTGCCGACGGCTATTTTGGAGACCCAGTGGCTTCCCGGCCCTGCCAGCCATGCCAGTGCAACGGCAACGTGGAGCCCAATGCCGTGGGGAACTGCGACCGCCGGACAGGCGAGTGCCTCAAGTGCATCTACAACACCGCCGGCTTCTACTGTGACCGCTGCAAAGACGGCTTCTTTGGGAACCCCCTGGCCCCCGATCCTGCCAACAAGTGCAGAG CCTGTGCCTGCGACTCAGCTGGTGCCGAGCCCCTGAAGTGTGGGAGCGATGGGAGCTGCATCTGCAAGCCTGGCTTCGAGGGTCCCACCTGTGAAGAGAGTGAGTGCCCGGCTTGCTACGGCCAGGTGAAAGCCCAG GTGGACCTGTacctgcagcagctggcagagctggagctgctgctctcaGAGGTGCAAGCTGGTGGTGGGGCTGAGAGCCAGGAGTTGGAGGGGAGGATGCAGCTGGCTGAGGAGACGCTGCGGACCATCCTCGGGGAAGCCCTGAGCCTGCAAG CCTCTGACAGGTCTCTGGAAAGCCGCGTGGCCAGGATGAAGGGGCAAGGGTCCAGCTCCCAGAGCCGCTTGGATGGGATCAAGGCAACGGTGCAGAGGCTGAGGTCTCTCGGGGGCCAGTACGAGAGTCAGGTGCAGGATACCCGGCAGCTGCTGGAGAGAGCCAGGCTGGACCTGGACCGCAGCGGAGCCACTCTGCGTCGGGTG aCTCTTCCCGTTTCAAACCTTCCTGGGAGCTCGAATCAGTTCTTGATGCTGGCCCAGGAGGCTCTCAGACTGGCCAACAG CCACACGCAAGCTGCCAACACCATTGAGCAAGCCGCGAAGGCGGCGCGGGAGGACGCACGGCAGGCGCTGGAGCTGGTGCGTGTGGCCGCCAGAGGAGAGACGGCCACCTCCGGCTCCTTGCGGGAGCTGCTCGGGAA GTATGAGGAACTGAAGTCGCTGGCTGGAGGCCTGAAGGCTGAGGCCGATGGGATGGCCTCTGAGGCAGACAAGGCTTATCAGGGCAGCCTGGTGCTCCTCAGCTCCCTGTCCCGCCTGATGAAGACTGACATTGGGTCCTTTGAG GGGGAAGCAACCCAGCTGAAGCAGGACGCCAGTGCTCTCCTGAGCCTGGTGGACACCTACATGGCACAGTACAGGCAGCTGCAGAGCCGCACGGGGCGCTGGGAGGAAGATATCAAGCAGCTGCTGCGAAGGGGAGAGGGCGAGAGAGCG ACACTGACGCAGCTGCTGTCCCGAGCCGACCTCGCCAGGAACACAGCCCTTCAAGCCGTGAGTGCTGGCAACACCACCTTCTATGAGGTGGAACAGATCCTGAAGAGCCTCCGGG AGTTTAACCTGCAAGCGGATGACAAGAGAAAGGAAGCTGAAGATGCCATGAAGAGGCTACTGATTATCAGCAGCATGGTTGCAAGTGCCAGGGAGAAGATGGAACGAGCTGAAGCGATCCTGGGCAGCGCCACTTCTGAATCCAAGGCGGCCAGCAGTGTGGCAGGGGAAGCAAAGGAGATCACCATGGGGATACAGCAG GAGATCACACAGCTGAAGGTGGAAGCCAACAAGACGGCTGATGGTGTCCTCGCCCTAGAGAAGGCAGTGGCCACCCTGCAGCGTGAGGCCAAGGAAGTGGATGGCGAATTTGAGAGGAAGCTTTTGGAGGTCGAGGCGGATGCCACTGTGATACAGGAG ACAGCTCAGGAAGCTCAGAAGGTCCACGCCAAGGCTGGCCGGGCAGGGGTGGTCGTGCAGGAGATGTTGAGCaccctggaagagctgctgcGTCTGATGA ACCAACCTGGTGCTGTGGACGAGGAAGGCCTGAAGCAGCTCGAGATGAATTTTAGCAAAGCCAAAACCAGAAGCAACCAGCTGAAGGTTGAAATGTTGGAGCTGGAGCAGACAGCTGCGCTGCAGAAGGCCCGGGTGCAGACGCTGGAGAGCAGCATTGATGAGATCCTGGCAGATATTAAGAACCTGGAGAATATCCAGAAAAGTCTTCCTCCAGGCTGTTACAACACAAAAGCCATTGAATTGCCGTGA